A genomic region of Friedmanniella luteola contains the following coding sequences:
- a CDS encoding SCO6880 family protein, which produces MVVATYSEYHRDRIGWFFGLQGWQLVLLAVAALPVLGLVQRGAWTAALAGAGVWVLTLVVVAVPVRGRSATGWLLASLAFLLGRRAGWTRWRSRAATGAAQDLAEADLPGVLQAVQIHDGPPHGPHQVRVAVAQNHALSTWAVTAQVTHPGIGMADSADRDRQGHGLAELLDLAARTELIEEVLFTVRTVPDDGAERDLWVRKHRKPGGPELSRRVNDDLRQSLTGASVRTETFVTLVVPEARMGRPAREAGGRLEGRARVLYGLMGEVEAQLSGGLGMTQVAWLTSPQLALVCRTGFAPGDRAGIVEALAAHTQDSGVNADVPWALAGPSGADPVARHYSHDAWNSVSVTLQLPTKGAVLGALAPVLTPGEAGERRSLLVAFPILAQSVADRRTANNEWAADLGEELRARARMKVRARQRAETAKARGVDVQLARGSCLTRPYAVATVTVPKTARVAEYGRRLDAAVRRAGFAPLRLDLAHDVAFAASTVPLGVSLTRKATR; this is translated from the coding sequence GTGGTGGTGGCGACGTACAGCGAGTACCACCGGGACCGGATTGGCTGGTTCTTCGGTTTGCAGGGTTGGCAGCTGGTGCTGTTGGCGGTGGCCGCGCTGCCGGTGCTCGGGTTGGTGCAGCGCGGCGCCTGGACCGCCGCGCTGGCCGGGGCAGGGGTGTGGGTGTTGACGCTGGTGGTGGTGGCGGTGCCGGTCCGCGGCCGGTCGGCAACGGGCTGGCTGCTGGCCAGCCTGGCGTTCCTGCTGGGCCGTCGGGCCGGGTGGACGCGGTGGCGGAGCCGCGCCGCGACCGGCGCCGCCCAAGATCTGGCGGAGGCGGACCTGCCGGGGGTGCTGCAGGCCGTCCAGATCCACGACGGGCCACCGCACGGCCCCCACCAAGTCCGGGTGGCGGTGGCGCAGAACCACGCGCTCAGCACGTGGGCGGTCACCGCGCAGGTCACCCATCCCGGGATCGGGATGGCCGACAGCGCCGATCGAGACCGTCAAGGCCACGGTCTAGCGGAACTGCTCGACCTAGCCGCCCGGACCGAGCTGATCGAGGAGGTGCTGTTCACTGTCCGGACGGTGCCCGACGACGGCGCCGAACGCGACCTGTGGGTCCGTAAGCACCGCAAGCCCGGCGGACCGGAGCTGTCGCGGCGGGTGAACGACGACCTCCGGCAGAGCCTGACCGGGGCGTCGGTGCGAACCGAGACGTTCGTCACCCTGGTGGTCCCCGAGGCTCGGATGGGCCGGCCGGCGCGGGAGGCCGGCGGCCGGTTGGAGGGTAGGGCGCGGGTGCTGTACGGGCTGATGGGGGAGGTGGAGGCGCAACTGAGCGGTGGTCTCGGCATGACCCAGGTCGCGTGGCTGACGTCCCCGCAGCTCGCCCTGGTCTGCCGGACCGGGTTCGCACCCGGTGACCGGGCCGGGATCGTCGAAGCCCTCGCCGCCCACACACAAGACTCCGGGGTGAACGCGGACGTGCCGTGGGCGCTGGCCGGCCCATCCGGTGCTGACCCGGTCGCCCGGCACTACAGCCACGACGCCTGGAACTCGGTCAGCGTCACCCTCCAGCTGCCCACCAAAGGCGCGGTTCTGGGTGCGTTGGCGCCGGTGCTGACCCCCGGGGAGGCGGGGGAGCGGCGCAGCCTGCTGGTCGCGTTCCCGATCCTCGCCCAGTCGGTGGCTGATCGCCGCACCGCGAACAACGAGTGGGCCGCCGACCTCGGGGAGGAGCTGCGCGCCCGGGCGCGGATGAAGGTGCGGGCCCGGCAGCGCGCCGAGACCGCGAAAGCCCGCGGGGTCGACGTGCAGCTGGCCCGCGGCAGCTGCCTGACCCGCCCCTACGCCGTCGCCACCGTCACCGTCCCCAAGACCGCCCGGGTCGCCGAGTACGGCCGCCGGCTCGACGCCGCCGTCCGCCGGGCCGGGTTCGCCCCGCTGCGGCTGGATCTGGCCCACGACGTCGCGTTCGCCGCTTCCACCGTGCCCCTCGGCGTGAGCCTCACCCGCAAAGCCACCCGATGA